One Anolis carolinensis isolate JA03-04 chromosome 4, rAnoCar3.1.pri, whole genome shotgun sequence DNA window includes the following coding sequences:
- the best4 gene encoding bestrophin-4 isoform X2 — protein MAHDGARGHKRWTFIFFVMALFATEPALGSLEEACNCSTTIDFHLFQTQLVPEMCCVNLSRTTIDTLDWSIFAGIVGLRELYLSNCGISDIIRADNGSSSLKILHLDHNQLSTLPDNFLKNAPNLHVLQLESNQLQKLPEAFLEASDQIQVIHLEFNNLTSLPSGIFKSSLLELGLSNNSWDCTCTLFGNVDKVQLALLDTEIICSTPQHFHGLNLKNIPRQDLCRNHTLTALLISLPLVAILVLVICCFCRQKKKTSYIIRSRKESHLAMGERNGGKGSGDHHSYMPCDLPIASAAESEKNILLRNQVLLKPSAALLGSNRDLYEEVEIKLGSSEDFMVQGGLDHDKSRSNKLAVAEEGVTGGESEAETVSVTDVLKDSADREKLYMNQSDYYNLVPGIELEDSDHMEYENIDLG, from the coding sequence GTCACAAGAGGTGGACTTTCATCTTCTTTGTCATGGCCCTGTTTGCCACAGAACCTGCCTTGGGATCTCTGGAGGAGGCTTGCAATTGTAGCACTACTATTGATTTCCATCTATTCCAGACCCAATTGGTTCCTGAGATGTGCTGTGTGAATCTTAGCAGGACTACCATTGACACCTTGGACTGGAGCATTTTTGCTGGAATTGTGGGATTGAGAGAGCTCTACCTCTCAAACTGTGGCATATCTGACATTATCAGAGCAGATAACGGTTCGTCATCCTTAAAGATTCTACACTTGGACCATAACCAGCTAAGTACACTCCCAGACAATTTCCTAAAAAATGCACCCAATTTGCATGTCCTTCAATTAGAGAGCAACCAACTCCAGAAATTACCTGAAGCATTCCTGGAAGCATCTGACCAAATCCAGGTCATTCACCTTGAGTTTAATAATTTAACTTCCCTCCCCTCTGGGATTTTTAAATCCTCTCTCCTTGAACTAGGCCTCTCCAACAACAGTTGGGACTGCACTTGCACCTTATTTGGAAATGTGGACAAAGTTCAGCTTGCACTACTGGACACTGAGATAATTTGTAGCACACCGCAACATTTCCATGGCCTGAACCTCAAGAACATTCCTAGGCAGGATCTGTGCCGGAACCATACCCTTACTGCTCTCCTCATCAGCCTCCCTTTGGTGGCTATCCTAGTTTTGGTCATCTGCTGCTTTTGCAGACAGAAGAAAAAAACTAGCTATATTATCCGTAGCAGGAAGGAAAGCCACCTAGCAATGGGGGAGAGGAATGGTGGCAAAGGGTCAGGAGACCATCACAGTTACATGCCTTGTGATCTGCCTATTGCATCTGCTGCAGAAAGTGAGAAGAACATCTTGTTGAGAAACCAAGTCTTGCTGAAGCCTTCAGCGGCACTACTGGGGAGCAACAGAGACCTCTATGAGGAGGTAGAGATCAAACTGGGATCCTCTGAGGATTTCATGGTGCAAGGAGGCCTTGACCACGACAAATCGAGGTCCAACAAACTGGCTGTGGCCGAGGAAGGTGTCACAGGTGGTGAGTCCGAAGCTGAGACTGTGAGTGTGACGGACGTCTTGAAGGACTCAGCAGACCGTGAAAAACTCTACATGAACCAGTCTGATTATTACAACCTGGTGCCTGGGATTGAACTAGAGGACTCAGACCACATGGAGTATGAGAACATTGACCTTGGCTGA